One region of Pseudomonas sp. ABC1 genomic DNA includes:
- the leuD gene encoding 3-isopropylmalate dehydratase small subunit: MKAFTQHTGLVCPLDRANVDTDQIIPKQFLKSIKRTGFGPNLFDEWRYLDVGQPNQDNSKRPINTDFVLNFPRYKGASVLLARENFGCGSSREHAPWALDEYGFRTVIAPSFADIFFNNSFKNGLLPIILKDEEVDELFQQAEAEAEEGYQLTVDLQAQTVTRPDGKQYAFEVDEFRKHCLLNGLDDIGLTLQASEQIKAFEETYRSNQPWLFGAIR; the protein is encoded by the coding sequence ATGAAAGCCTTTACCCAACACACCGGCCTGGTCTGCCCGCTGGATCGCGCCAATGTCGACACCGACCAGATCATCCCCAAGCAATTCCTCAAGTCGATCAAGCGCACCGGCTTCGGCCCCAACCTGTTCGATGAGTGGCGCTATCTGGACGTCGGCCAGCCGAACCAGGACAACTCGAAGCGACCGATCAACACCGACTTCGTGCTGAACTTCCCGCGCTACAAGGGCGCCAGCGTATTGCTGGCCCGCGAGAACTTCGGTTGTGGCTCCAGTCGCGAGCATGCGCCCTGGGCGCTGGACGAATACGGCTTCCGCACCGTGATCGCGCCGAGCTTCGCCGATATCTTCTTCAACAACAGCTTCAAGAACGGGCTGTTGCCGATCATCCTCAAGGATGAAGAAGTCGACGAGCTGTTCCAGCAGGCCGAGGCCGAGGCCGAGGAAGGCTACCAGTTGACCGTCGACCTGCAGGCGCAGACGGTCACCCGCCCGGACGGCAAGCAATACGCCTTCGAGGTGGATGAATTCCGCAAGCATTGCCTGCTCAACGGCCTGGACGATATCGGCCTGACCCTGCAGGCCAGCGAGCAGATCAAGGCATTCGAAGAAACCTATCGCAGCAACCAGCCCTGGCTGTTCGGCGCGATCCGCTAA
- the leuC gene encoding 3-isopropylmalate dehydratase large subunit, whose translation MAGKTLYDKLWEMHEVTRRDDGSSLIYIDRHILHEVTSPQAFEGLRLAGRKPWRIDANIATPDHNVPTTRAERLGGLDAIADEVSRIQVRTLDENCDDFGILEFKMNDVRQGIVHVVGPEQGATLPGMTVVCGDSHTSTHGAFGALAHGIGTSEVEHVLATQCLVAKKMKNMVVRVEGKLPVGVTAKDIVLAVIGEIGTAGGNGHALEFAGSAIRDLSLEGRMTICNMSIEAGARVGLVAVDDKTIAYVKDRPYAPKGADWNKAVALWEGLVSDEDAVFDTVVELRAEDIKPQVSWGTSPEMVLAVDQNVPDPERESDPVKRDSIVRALKYMGLTANQPITDIRLDRVFIGSCTNSRIEDLRAAAEVAKGRKVAATVKQALVVPGSGLVKAQAEQEGLDRIFIEAGFEWREPGCSMCLAMNPDKLGNGEHCASTSNRNFEGRQGAGGRTHLVSPAMAAAAAVTGHFIDVRELTQA comes from the coding sequence ATGGCTGGCAAAACACTCTATGACAAGCTCTGGGAAATGCACGAGGTCACACGTCGCGACGACGGTTCGTCGCTGATCTACATCGACCGTCATATCCTCCATGAAGTGACTTCGCCCCAGGCTTTCGAAGGCCTGCGCCTGGCCGGGCGCAAGCCCTGGCGCATCGACGCCAACATCGCCACGCCCGATCACAACGTACCGACCACCCGCGCCGAGCGCCTGGGCGGGCTGGATGCCATCGCCGACGAAGTGTCGCGTATCCAGGTGCGAACCCTGGACGAGAACTGTGACGATTTCGGCATCCTCGAATTCAAGATGAACGACGTGCGCCAGGGCATCGTGCACGTAGTCGGCCCGGAGCAGGGTGCGACCCTGCCGGGCATGACCGTGGTCTGCGGTGATTCGCACACCTCCACCCATGGTGCTTTCGGTGCGCTGGCCCACGGTATCGGCACCTCCGAAGTGGAGCATGTGCTGGCGACCCAGTGCCTGGTGGCGAAGAAGATGAAGAACATGGTGGTGCGCGTCGAGGGCAAGCTGCCCGTTGGCGTCACCGCCAAGGACATCGTGCTGGCGGTGATCGGCGAGATCGGTACCGCCGGTGGCAATGGCCATGCGCTGGAGTTCGCTGGCAGTGCGATCCGCGACCTGTCGCTGGAAGGGCGCATGACCATCTGCAACATGTCCATCGAAGCTGGTGCGCGCGTGGGGTTGGTTGCCGTCGATGACAAGACCATCGCCTACGTCAAGGATCGCCCCTATGCGCCTAAGGGCGCCGACTGGAACAAGGCAGTAGCGCTCTGGGAAGGCCTGGTGTCCGACGAGGACGCGGTGTTCGACACCGTGGTCGAACTGCGTGCCGAGGACATCAAGCCCCAGGTCAGTTGGGGCACGTCGCCGGAAATGGTGCTGGCGGTCGATCAGAACGTGCCTGATCCAGAGCGTGAGAGCGACCCGGTCAAGCGTGACTCCATCGTTCGTGCGCTGAAATACATGGGGTTGACGGCCAACCAGCCGATCACCGATATCCGCCTCGACCGCGTCTTTATCGGTTCCTGCACCAACTCGCGCATCGAAGACCTGCGCGCCGCCGCCGAAGTGGCCAAGGGCCGCAAGGTTGCCGCGACGGTCAAGCAGGCGCTGGTGGTGCCAGGCTCCGGCCTGGTCAAGGCCCAGGCCGAGCAGGAAGGGCTGGACCGTATTTTCATCGAGGCCGGTTTCGAATGGCGTGAGCCAGGCTGTTCCATGTGCCTGGCGATGAACCCGGACAAATTGGGCAATGGCGAGCATTGCGCCTCCACCTCGAACCGCAACTTCGAAGGGCGCCAGGGCGCCGGCGGCCGTACCCACCTGGTCAGCCCGGCGATGGCCGCCGCCGCCGCGGTGACCGGCCACTTCATCGACGTTCGCGAATTGACCCAGGCCTGA
- a CDS encoding metal ABC transporter substrate-binding protein, with protein sequence MTTTRRSILHWLATGLAAIGIASSSLLANAQEPEQPKFKVVTTFTVIADIAQNVAGDAAIVESITKPGAEIHNYQPTPGDLAKGQGAQLILWNGMGLELWFEKFFQRMKDVPSVVVSEGIEPIGIAEGPYTGKPNPHAWMSPASALVYVDNIRDALVRHDPANAAIYQANAETYKARINASIEPIRERLAQLPPEKRWLVSSEGAFSYLARDFGLKELYLWPINADQQGTPQQVRKVIDVVRSQGIPAIFSESTISPAPARQVAREAGIHYGGVLYVDSLSEPTGPVPSYLDLLTVTSRTIAEGLSQ encoded by the coding sequence ATGACGACGACACGCCGCTCTATCCTGCACTGGCTGGCCACCGGCCTGGCCGCGATCGGCATCGCCAGCAGCAGTCTCCTGGCCAACGCCCAGGAGCCGGAGCAGCCTAAATTCAAGGTCGTCACCACCTTTACCGTGATCGCCGATATCGCGCAGAACGTCGCCGGCGATGCCGCCATCGTCGAGTCGATCACCAAGCCAGGGGCGGAAATCCACAATTACCAGCCGACACCTGGCGACCTGGCCAAGGGCCAGGGTGCGCAATTGATCCTGTGGAACGGCATGGGCCTGGAGCTGTGGTTCGAGAAGTTCTTCCAGCGCATGAAGGACGTACCCAGCGTGGTGGTCAGCGAAGGCATCGAACCGATCGGCATTGCCGAGGGGCCCTACACTGGCAAGCCCAATCCCCACGCCTGGATGTCGCCTGCCTCGGCGCTGGTCTATGTCGATAACATCCGTGATGCACTGGTCCGCCACGACCCGGCCAACGCGGCCATCTACCAGGCCAACGCCGAGACCTACAAGGCACGCATCAACGCCAGCATCGAACCCATCCGCGAACGCCTCGCGCAACTGCCGCCGGAAAAACGCTGGCTGGTCAGCAGTGAAGGCGCCTTCAGCTACCTGGCCCGCGACTTTGGCTTGAAGGAGCTGTACCTGTGGCCGATCAATGCCGACCAGCAGGGCACCCCGCAACAGGTGCGCAAGGTCATCGACGTGGTGCGCAGCCAGGGTATCCCGGCCATTTTCAGTGAAAGCACCATTTCCCCCGCCCCGGCCCGCCAGGTCGCCCGTGAGGCGGGCATCCACTATGGCGGCGTGCTCTATGTAGACTCCCTGAGCGAGCCGACCGGCCCGGTGCCCAGCTACCTGGACCTGCTCACCGTCACCTCCCGCACGATCGCCGAGGGCCTGTCCCAGTGA
- a CDS encoding manganese/iron ABC transporter ATP-binding protein, with product MSDDTPETTGQDAGDGLLVEHVSVTYRNGLTALHDASFSIPSGSITALVGVNGSGKSTLFKAIMGFLRLAQGRISVLGQPVRTAMRRNLIAYVPQSEEVDWHFPVLVRDVVMMGRYGHMGFMRRPREADREAVDLALQRVGMRGYEKRQIGELSGGQKKRVFLARALAQDARVILLDEPFTGVDVTTEDAIIALLMELRAEGRVMLVSTHNLGSVPEFCDRTVLVRNTVLAHGPTSEIFTHENLAQTFGGVLRHFDLPRQPRDGGNSVVGIMTDDERPLVLLDGRASVRGVATDDKEAPAP from the coding sequence GTGAGTGACGACACCCCCGAAACTACCGGGCAGGACGCTGGCGACGGTCTGCTCGTCGAGCATGTCAGCGTCACCTACCGCAACGGCCTGACCGCACTGCATGACGCCAGTTTCAGTATCCCGAGCGGCAGTATCACCGCCCTGGTCGGGGTCAACGGCAGCGGCAAGTCCACCCTGTTCAAGGCCATCATGGGCTTCCTGCGCCTGGCCCAGGGCCGCATCAGCGTACTCGGGCAACCGGTGCGCACGGCCATGCGGCGCAACCTGATCGCCTATGTGCCGCAGAGCGAGGAAGTCGACTGGCACTTCCCGGTACTGGTGCGCGACGTGGTGATGATGGGGCGCTACGGCCACATGGGGTTCATGCGCCGCCCACGCGAGGCCGACCGTGAAGCGGTCGACCTCGCGCTGCAACGGGTCGGCATGCGCGGCTACGAGAAGCGCCAGATCGGCGAACTGTCCGGCGGGCAGAAGAAGCGTGTGTTCCTCGCCCGCGCCCTGGCCCAGGATGCCCGGGTGATCCTGCTCGACGAGCCCTTCACCGGCGTCGACGTGACCACCGAGGACGCGATCATCGCACTGCTCATGGAACTGCGTGCCGAAGGCCGGGTGATGCTGGTGTCCACCCATAACCTGGGCAGTGTGCCGGAGTTCTGCGACCGCACCGTGCTGGTGCGCAATACCGTGCTGGCCCATGGTCCGACCAGCGAGATATTCACCCATGAGAACCTGGCCCAGACCTTCGGCGGCGTCCTGCGCCATTTCGACCTGCCCCGCCAGCCGCGTGACGGCGGCAACTCGGTAGTCGGCATCATGACCGACGACGAACGCCCACTGGTGCTGCTGGACGGCCGCGCCTCGGTGCGCGGGGTCGCCACCGACGACAAGGAAGCGCCTGCACCATGA
- a CDS encoding metal ABC transporter permease, translated as MMQTLLAPFAYEYMVNAMWVSALIGGVCAFLSCFLMLKGWSLIGDALSHSIVPGVAGAYMLGLSFSAGAFFAGLLAAGSMALLNQHTRLKEDTIIGLIFTSFFGLGLFMISLSPSSVNVQTIILGNILSITPGDTLQLLIIGLGSLLVLALKWKDLMLVFFDENHARSVGLNPVLLKVLFFTLLSACAVAAMQTVGAFLVIALIVTPGATAYLLSDRFGRIICIAMAIGTSSSLVGTYCSFFIDGATGAIIVLLQTLIFLCAFLFAPRHGLLAARRRSRIALQRSLP; from the coding sequence ATGATGCAGACCCTGCTGGCCCCCTTCGCCTACGAGTACATGGTCAATGCCATGTGGGTTTCGGCCCTGATCGGCGGCGTCTGCGCCTTTCTCTCGTGCTTCCTGATGCTCAAGGGCTGGTCGCTGATCGGCGATGCGCTGTCCCACTCCATCGTCCCCGGTGTCGCTGGCGCCTATATGCTCGGGCTGTCGTTCTCCGCCGGGGCGTTCTTCGCCGGGTTGCTCGCGGCTGGCTCCATGGCGCTGCTCAACCAGCACACGCGACTCAAGGAAGACACCATCATCGGGCTGATCTTCACCTCGTTCTTCGGCCTCGGGCTGTTCATGATCTCGCTCTCGCCCAGCAGCGTGAACGTGCAGACCATCATCCTCGGTAATATCCTCTCCATCACGCCCGGCGATACCTTGCAGTTGCTCATCATCGGCCTTGGCAGCCTGCTGGTACTGGCGTTGAAGTGGAAGGACCTGATGCTGGTGTTCTTCGATGAAAACCATGCACGCAGCGTCGGCCTGAACCCGGTCCTGCTGAAAGTCCTGTTCTTCACCCTGCTCTCGGCCTGTGCGGTGGCCGCCATGCAGACGGTCGGCGCCTTTCTGGTGATCGCCCTGATCGTCACCCCCGGTGCCACCGCCTACCTGCTCAGCGACCGCTTCGGCAGGATCATCTGCATCGCCATGGCCATCGGCACCTCGAGCAGCCTGGTCGGCACCTATTGCAGCTTCTTCATCGACGGCGCCACCGGCGCCATCATCGTACTGCTGCAGACCCTGATCTTTCTCTGCGCCTTCCTGTTCGCACCCAGGCATGGCCTGCTCGCGGCACGCCGGCGCAGCCGCATCGCGTTGCAAAGGAGCCTGCCCTGA
- a CDS encoding metal ABC transporter permease, translating into MQFALAIAVIVAIPTALLSCFLVLKGWALLGDAISHAVFPGVVIAYLLGLPFALGAFFAGMSCALVTGYLHQNSRIKQDTVMGIVFSGMFALGLLLYTWTRSDIHLDHILFGDALGAHWPDLLESGAIALLISLWILLKWRDLLLHAFDPVQARTAGLRVHLLHYGLLTAVSLSVVASLQAVGIVLSIALLIAPGAIAFLLTRTFGSMLLVATGIAIACAASGVYLSFFLDSAPAPTIVLLLSLVFIVALLANGTRRREGSEAV; encoded by the coding sequence ATGCAGTTCGCCCTGGCGATTGCCGTGATCGTGGCGATACCGACTGCGCTGCTGTCCTGCTTTCTGGTACTCAAGGGCTGGGCCTTGCTCGGTGATGCCATTTCCCATGCGGTGTTCCCCGGGGTGGTGATCGCCTATCTGCTCGGCCTGCCCTTCGCCCTGGGCGCCTTCTTCGCCGGCATGAGCTGCGCGCTGGTCACCGGCTACCTGCACCAGAACAGCCGTATCAAGCAGGACACGGTGATGGGCATCGTGTTCTCGGGCATGTTCGCCCTGGGGTTGCTGCTCTACACCTGGACCCGAAGCGATATCCACCTCGATCACATTCTCTTCGGCGACGCCTTGGGTGCGCATTGGCCGGACCTGCTGGAAAGCGGCGCAATCGCCTTGCTTATCAGCCTGTGGATCCTGCTGAAATGGCGCGACCTGCTGCTGCACGCCTTCGACCCGGTACAGGCCCGCACCGCCGGCCTGCGGGTCCACTTGCTACACTATGGCCTGCTCACCGCCGTCTCGCTGTCGGTGGTCGCCTCGTTGCAGGCCGTCGGCATCGTCCTCTCCATCGCGCTGCTGATCGCACCCGGCGCCATCGCCTTCCTGCTCACCCGCACCTTCGGCAGCATGCTACTGGTGGCCACCGGCATCGCCATCGCCTGTGCCGCCAGCGGTGTCTACCTGAGCTTTTTCCTCGACAGCGCCCCTGCACCGACCATCGTGCTGCTGTTGAGCCTGGTGTTCATTGTCGCGCTGCTTGCCAACGGCACGAGAAGGCGTGAAGGCAGCGAGGCAGTTTGA
- a CDS encoding LysR family transcriptional regulator has protein sequence MDLANLNAFIAIAETGSFSEAALRLHLTQPAVSKRIAGLEQQLDVRLFDRLGREVSLTEAGRALLPRAYRILNVLDDTRRALSNLSGEISGRLALATSHHIGLHRLPPLLRAFTRDHPGVALDIQFLDSEVAYEQVLHGRAELAVITLAPETREPVRAVPVWDDPLDFVVAPEHPLAHKQDLRLADIAGYPAVFPGGNTFTHHIARQLFEREGLTPNIAMSTNYMETIKMMVSIGIAWSLLPRTMVDEQVVRLELPGLQLSRRLGYILHTERTLSNAARTFMALLDASADPQA, from the coding sequence ATGGACCTGGCCAATCTCAACGCCTTTATCGCCATCGCCGAAACCGGCAGTTTTTCCGAAGCGGCACTGCGCCTGCACCTGACCCAACCGGCGGTGAGCAAGCGTATCGCCGGCCTCGAACAGCAACTCGACGTACGCCTGTTCGACCGCCTGGGCCGCGAAGTCAGCCTGACCGAGGCCGGTCGTGCACTGCTGCCGCGCGCCTACCGCATTCTCAACGTGCTGGACGATACCCGGCGCGCCCTGAGCAACCTGTCCGGCGAAATATCCGGCCGCCTGGCCCTGGCCACCAGCCACCATATCGGCCTGCATCGCCTGCCTCCGCTGCTACGGGCCTTTACCCGCGACCACCCTGGCGTGGCACTGGACATCCAGTTCCTCGATTCGGAAGTGGCTTACGAGCAGGTGCTGCATGGACGGGCCGAACTGGCGGTGATCACCCTTGCCCCGGAAACCCGCGAACCGGTGCGGGCAGTGCCGGTGTGGGACGATCCGCTGGACTTCGTGGTCGCCCCGGAGCATCCGCTGGCGCACAAGCAAGACCTCAGGCTGGCGGATATCGCCGGCTACCCGGCAGTCTTTCCTGGCGGCAATACCTTCACCCACCATATCGCCCGGCAATTGTTCGAGCGTGAGGGGCTGACGCCGAACATCGCCATGAGCACCAACTACATGGAGACCATCAAGATGATGGTCTCCATCGGCATCGCCTGGAGCCTGTTGCCGCGCACCATGGTCGACGAACAGGTGGTGCGACTGGAATTGCCTGGCCTGCAATTGAGCCGGCGCCTGGGCTATATCCTACACACGGAGCGTACCCTGTCGAATGCCGCGCGCACCTTCATGGCACTGCTCGACGCCAGTGCCGATCCCCAGGCATGA
- a CDS encoding tRNA-dihydrouridine synthase encodes MQIALAPMEGLVDEILRDLLTRCGGVDWCVTEFIRVCDRLLPAASFHKLAPELQRRSQTAAGVPLRLQLLGSDPICLADNAAFACKLGARAIDLNFGCPAKTVNKSRGGAVLLNEPELLWRILREVRSAVPANIPVTAKMRLGFSSTDGTLECARALVDGGAQQLVVHARTKVDGYKPPAHWEWVARVQDVVAVPVYANGEVWTLEDWLRCRSVSGVDNVMLGRGLVSRPDLARQIAAWREGRPVSPMSWTELKPLLEDFWQQARRKIAPRYAPGRLKQWLAMLTRNYPEAKRLFDALRRENDCERIDALLMRA; translated from the coding sequence ATGCAAATTGCCCTGGCGCCGATGGAGGGGTTGGTCGACGAAATCCTGCGCGACCTGCTGACGCGCTGTGGCGGCGTCGACTGGTGCGTGACGGAGTTCATCCGGGTCTGCGACCGCCTGCTACCGGCCGCCAGCTTCCATAAGCTCGCACCGGAATTGCAGAGGCGCTCGCAGACCGCCGCGGGTGTGCCGCTGCGCCTGCAACTGCTCGGCTCTGATCCGATCTGCCTGGCGGATAACGCAGCCTTTGCCTGCAAGCTCGGTGCGAGAGCCATCGACCTGAACTTCGGCTGCCCAGCTAAAACCGTCAACAAGTCCCGGGGCGGAGCGGTCCTGCTCAACGAGCCGGAGCTTCTCTGGCGCATCCTGCGCGAGGTGCGCAGCGCCGTCCCCGCGAATATTCCGGTCACCGCCAAGATGCGCCTGGGTTTCAGTAGCACCGATGGCACCCTGGAGTGCGCGCGGGCGCTGGTGGACGGCGGTGCACAGCAATTGGTGGTGCATGCCCGCACCAAGGTCGATGGCTACAAGCCGCCGGCCCACTGGGAATGGGTGGCGCGGGTGCAGGACGTGGTGGCGGTGCCGGTCTACGCCAATGGCGAGGTCTGGACCCTGGAAGACTGGTTGCGCTGCCGCAGTGTCAGTGGCGTGGACAACGTCATGTTGGGCCGTGGGCTAGTGTCCCGGCCGGACCTGGCACGGCAGATCGCAGCCTGGCGCGAGGGGCGGCCTGTATCGCCCATGAGCTGGACGGAGCTCAAACCCCTGCTCGAAGATTTCTGGCAGCAGGCGCGGCGCAAGATAGCGCCACGCTACGCACCGGGCCGGCTTAAACAGTGGCTGGCAATGCTGACGCGCAACTATCCCGAGGCAAAGCGCCTGTTCGACGCGCTTCGCCGTGAGAATGATTGCGAGCGGATAGATGCGCTGTTGATGCGGGCTTGA
- a CDS encoding O-succinylhomoserine sulfhydrylase codes for MSTEWNAGRLDSDLEQAAFDTLAVRAGQHRTAEGEHSEALFPTSSYVFRSAADAAARFAGEQPGNVYSRYTNPTVRAFEERIAALEGAEQAVATASGMSAILSIVMALCSAGDHVLVSRSVFGSTISLFEKYLKRFGVQVDYVPLSDLTAWEGAFKPNTRLLFVESPSNPLAELVDIAALADIAHTHGALLAVDNCFCTPALQQPLSLGADVVMHSATKYIDGQGRALGGVVAGSAKLMESVVGFLRTAGPTLSPFNAWIFLKGLETLRIRMQAHCASALQLAQWLEQQPGVEHVYYSGLASHPQHELAKRQQKGFGAVVSFEVAGGKEAAWRFIDATRVISITTNLGDTKTTIAHPATTSHGRLSAEERASAGIKDNLIRVAVGLEDIADLQADLARGLAAL; via the coding sequence ATGAGCACAGAGTGGAATGCCGGACGGCTGGACAGCGACCTGGAACAGGCTGCCTTCGACACCCTGGCGGTTCGCGCCGGGCAGCACCGCACCGCGGAAGGTGAGCACAGCGAGGCGCTGTTCCCGACCTCCAGTTATGTCTTCAGGAGCGCGGCGGATGCCGCGGCACGTTTCGCCGGCGAGCAGCCGGGTAATGTCTATTCGCGTTATACCAACCCCACCGTGCGTGCCTTCGAGGAGCGCATTGCAGCACTTGAAGGCGCGGAGCAGGCCGTTGCCACGGCATCCGGCATGTCGGCGATCCTGTCCATCGTCATGGCGCTGTGCAGTGCTGGCGACCATGTGCTGGTTTCGCGCAGCGTATTCGGCTCGACCATCAGCCTGTTCGAAAAGTACCTCAAGCGCTTCGGCGTTCAGGTCGACTATGTGCCGCTCTCCGACCTGACGGCCTGGGAAGGTGCCTTCAAGCCCAATACTCGCCTGCTGTTCGTCGAGTCGCCTTCCAACCCACTGGCCGAGCTGGTGGATATCGCGGCCCTGGCTGATATCGCCCATACCCATGGCGCGCTGCTTGCGGTCGACAACTGCTTCTGCACCCCGGCGTTGCAGCAGCCGCTGTCGTTGGGCGCGGATGTTGTCATGCACTCGGCGACCAAGTACATCGACGGCCAGGGCAGGGCGCTGGGCGGCGTGGTGGCTGGCAGCGCCAAGCTGATGGAAAGTGTCGTGGGCTTCCTGCGCACGGCCGGGCCGACGCTCAGTCCGTTCAATGCCTGGATATTCCTCAAGGGCCTGGAAACCCTGCGTATCCGTATGCAGGCCCACTGCGCCAGTGCCCTGCAACTGGCACAGTGGCTGGAGCAGCAGCCGGGTGTCGAGCACGTCTATTACAGTGGCCTGGCGAGCCATCCGCAGCATGAGCTGGCCAAGCGTCAGCAGAAGGGCTTCGGTGCCGTGGTCAGCTTCGAGGTCGCTGGGGGCAAGGAGGCGGCGTGGCGCTTCATCGATGCCACCCGGGTGATTTCCATCACCACCAACCTTGGTGACACCAAGACGACCATCGCTCACCCGGCCACCACTTCCCATGGCCGCCTTTCCGCCGAAGAACGGGCCAGTGCCGGCATCAAGGACAACCTGATCCGCGTGGCTGTCGGTCTGGAAGACATCGCCGACCTGCAAGCCGATCTGGCTCGGGGGCTGGCGGCGCTGTGA
- the purF gene encoding amidophosphoribosyltransferase, with the protein MCGIVGIVGKSNVNQALYDALTVLQHRGQDAAGIVTSDGERLFLRKDNGLVRDVFHQRHMQRLVGHIGIAHVRYPTAGSSTSAEAQPFYVNSPYGITLAHNGNLTNVEQLTKEIYEADLRHVNTNSDSEVLLNVFAHELAQRGKLQPTEEDIFAAVSKVHERCRGGYAAVAMVTGYGIVGFRDPNAIRPIVFGQRQTDEGVEYMIASESVALDVLGFTLIRDLAPGEAVYITDQGDLYTRQCATDPRYAPCIFEHVYLARPDSMMDGVSVYKARLRMGEKLAEKILRERPEHDIDVIIPIPDTSRCAALELANRLGVRFREGFVKNRYIGRTFIMPGQAARKKSVRQKLNAIDLEFRGKNVMLVDDSIVRGTTCKQIIQMARDAGAKNVYFCSAAPAVRYPNVYGIDMPSAHELIAHGRTTEEVAELIGTDWLVYQDLPDLVEAVGGGKIKIEHFDCAVFDGKYVTGDVDENYLNRIEQSRNDLNKSRVALISDETIGLHNTQA; encoded by the coding sequence ATGTGTGGCATTGTCGGCATTGTCGGTAAGTCGAACGTCAATCAGGCGCTGTATGACGCGCTTACCGTTCTGCAGCACCGCGGGCAGGACGCAGCGGGCATCGTGACCAGTGACGGTGAGCGTCTGTTCCTGCGCAAGGACAACGGCCTTGTGCGTGATGTCTTCCACCAGCGCCATATGCAGCGCCTGGTCGGCCACATCGGTATCGCCCATGTGCGTTATCCGACGGCCGGCAGTTCGACCTCGGCAGAGGCCCAGCCGTTCTACGTCAACTCGCCGTATGGCATCACCCTGGCGCACAACGGCAACCTGACCAACGTCGAGCAACTGACCAAGGAAATCTACGAGGCCGACCTGCGCCACGTGAACACCAATTCCGATTCGGAAGTGCTGCTCAACGTCTTCGCTCATGAGCTGGCCCAGCGCGGCAAGCTGCAACCGACCGAGGAAGACATCTTCGCGGCGGTGAGCAAGGTGCATGAGCGCTGCCGCGGCGGTTATGCCGCGGTCGCCATGGTGACGGGCTATGGCATCGTCGGTTTCCGCGATCCGAATGCCATCCGCCCGATCGTCTTCGGCCAGCGCCAGACCGATGAAGGCGTCGAGTACATGATCGCCTCGGAAAGCGTCGCGCTGGATGTGCTCGGCTTCACCCTCATTCGCGACCTGGCACCGGGCGAAGCGGTCTATATCACTGACCAGGGCGATCTCTACACACGCCAATGCGCCACCGATCCGCGCTACGCTCCCTGCATCTTCGAGCACGTCTACCTGGCGCGCCCGGACTCGATGATGGACGGTGTGTCGGTCTACAAGGCGCGCCTGCGCATGGGCGAGAAGCTGGCGGAGAAGATCCTGCGCGAGCGTCCCGAACATGACATCGACGTGATCATCCCGATCCCCGACACCAGCCGTTGTGCCGCACTGGAGCTGGCGAACCGCCTGGGTGTGAGGTTCCGCGAAGGCTTCGTGAAGAACCGCTATATCGGTCGGACCTTCATCATGCCCGGCCAGGCGGCACGCAAGAAATCCGTGCGGCAGAAGCTCAATGCCATCGACCTGGAGTTCCGTGGCAAGAACGTGATGCTGGTGGACGACTCCATCGTGCGCGGCACCACCTGCAAGCAGATCATCCAGATGGCCCGTGATGCGGGCGCCAAGAATGTCTATTTCTGCTCGGCTGCTCCGGCGGTGCGCTACCCGAATGTCTATGGCATCGACATGCCCAGTGCCCATGAGCTGATTGCCCATGGCCGTACCACCGAGGAAGTCGCCGAACTGATCGGTACCGACTGGCTGGTCTATCAGGACCTGCCGGACCTGGTCGAAGCGGTCGGCGGCGGCAAGATCAAGATCGAACATTTCGATTGTGCGGTGTTCGATGGCAAGTACGTTACGGGCGATGTCGATGAGAACTACCTGAACCGTATCGAGCAGAGCCGCAACGACCTGAACAAATCCCGTGTCGCACTCATCAGCGATGAAACCATCGGACTGCACAACACCCAGGCCTGA
- a CDS encoding CvpA family protein, whose translation MVFTWVDWAIIAIIVVSSLISLSRGFVKEALSLLTWIVAGVVAWMFGGALSHHLAPFVSTPSAQVIGACIILFVLTLLLGALVNFLVGELIRVTGMSGTDRFLGMVFGAARGGLLIVVLVGLLSLAPVQEDLWWRESTLIPHFLLIADWSKNLILGVGGQWVSSSLNASG comes from the coding sequence GTGGTTTTTACCTGGGTCGATTGGGCCATCATCGCCATCATCGTTGTTTCCAGTCTGATCAGCTTGAGCCGGGGATTCGTCAAGGAAGCCCTGTCGCTGCTGACCTGGATCGTGGCGGGTGTCGTGGCCTGGATGTTCGGCGGGGCCTTGTCCCACCACCTTGCGCCATTCGTCAGTACGCCTTCGGCCCAGGTCATCGGCGCCTGCATCATCCTGTTCGTGCTGACGCTGCTGCTGGGCGCCCTGGTCAATTTCCTGGTGGGCGAACTGATCCGCGTCACGGGCATGTCCGGTACCGACCGTTTCCTCGGCATGGTGTTCGGCGCCGCCCGTGGTGGGCTGTTGATCGTTGTCCTGGTGGGGCTGCTGAGCCTGGCGCCGGTCCAGGAAGACCTGTGGTGGCGCGAGTCCACTCTGATACCGCATTTTCTGTTGATTGCCGACTGGTCGAAAAACCTCATTCTCGGGGTGGGTGGCCAGTGGGTTTCGAGTTCGCTCAACGCATCGGGTTGA